A stretch of Lachancea thermotolerans CBS 6340 chromosome D complete sequence DNA encodes these proteins:
- the RRN3 gene encoding rDNA-binding RNA polymerase I transcriptional factor (some similarities with uniprot|P36070 Saccharomyces cerevisiae YKL125W RRN3 Required for transcription of rDNA by RNA Polymerase I DNA-independent RNA Polymerase I transcription factor) — MMAIEKAAKRGADGMINSVETKKRRVEFADEVMVHDEDGEKHSNQDFSAKLYRNFVLSAIEDVERNDASQINTLASQLSLPSSSPDRISPGNLSILLQTLSYNISKLDTPLCTSLIQSVINFEKWWELPTATLGTYIFFIKILCSSLPKWWQDVSLPLISEFTLPVDQTVQHHEMLKYFLRTIPTCTGFIDSYIAKFFPNKNDSKRNLVNYIANVLLLTDYCNELRFQSWSLVIEKVISIDVELQNELDELDDDLENNIDDELDDGEVESDEDDQNLDNDSDDDSANDLDDDDLMDGQEEYNVDVTQNIKQLSSKLDAILSLITKRLSQSLTAQSIENGDGVSIFNTLISLFKSHILPTYYTRSIQYILFHVSQQQLELMDAFLVTLIDIAFSPNETIEKRIKSLQYIGSFIARAKKLTNTQIIFVSSYLTSWLNRYVLEREEEVNQPGGVERFKHFYAAFQALCYVFCFRHAIFRDGDTWECEIDKFFQRMVLSKFNPLKYCNENVMMMFARIAQHEGVAYCFSIIENNNNERMKGIMGKSDSQGYNGVVSNWSLATRQQFIDLQSYFPYDPLFLKTYKRMMRDYYIEWSDVSREYESDESDELDELNRDL; from the exons ATGATGGCCATAGAGAAGGCAGCCAAGAGAGGGGCTGATGGCATGATAAACTCAGTTGAGACGAAAAAAAGGCGAGTCGAGTTTGCAGATGAGGTAATGGTTCACGATGAAGATGGCGAGAAGCACTCGAATCAAGACTTCTCTGCAAAGCTTTACCGtaactttgttttgagtGCCATAGAGGACGTGGAAAGA AACGATGCCTCTCAAATCAACACATTGGCGAGCCAGTTGTCACTTCCGAGCTCGAGCCCCGACCGGATATCACCTGGCAATTTGTCAATCCTGCTGCAGACACTGTCCTACAACATCAGCAAACTTGATACCCCATTATGCACATCGCTGATCCAGTCTGTCATAAACTTTGAGAAGTGGTGGGAACTGCCTACCGCTACTCTAGGTACGTATATATTCTTCATTAAAATCCTATGCTCGAGCTTGCCAAAGTGGTGGCAAGACGTGTCACTCCCGTTGATCTCCGAGTTCACCCTCCCTGTGGATCAGACTGTTCAACACCATGAGATGCTCAAATACTTCCTGCGGACAATTCCAACATGTACTGGTTTCATCGATTCCTACATCGCCAAGTTTTTCCCCAACAAGAATGATTCAAAAAGGAACCTCGTTAACTATATTGCCAACGTGTTGTTACTCACTGACTACTGTAACGAATTAAGATTTCAGTCTTGGTCTTTAGTCATTGAGAAAGTGATTTCGATTGATGTTGAGCTGCAGAATGAGTTGGACGAATTGGATGATGATTTGGAAAACAACATAGACGACGAACTTGATGACGGTGAAGTTGAAagcgatgaagacgatCAAAACCTTGACAACGACTCCGATGATGATTCCGCCAACGATCTcgatgatgatgatctTATGGACGGCCAAGAAGAATACAACGTCGACGTGACCCAAAACATAAAACAATTGTCGTCGAAGCTGGATGCCATTCTTTCTCTAATAACAAAACGGCTTTCGCAATCGCTTACTGCACAAAGCATCGAAAATGGTGACGGTGTCAGCATCTTTAACACTCTCATAAGTCTGTTCAAGTCGCATATCCTTCCCACTTATTATACAAGGTCCATCCAATACATCTTGTTCCATgtttctcaacaacaattGGAACTTATGGATGCCTTTCTAGTCACACTCATTGACATTGCATTTTCTCCGAATGAGACCATTGAAAAGAGAATAAAGTCACTACAATACATCGGATCATTTATTGCACGCGCCAAGAAGCTAACAAATACTCAGATAATATTTGTTTCAAGCTACTTGACTTCATGGCTTAACCGTTATGTTTTGgagagagaagaagaagttaaTCAACCTGGTGGAGTTGAGAGGTTTAAACATTTCTACGCTGCTTTCCAGGCACTTTGTTACGTGTTTTGCTTCAGGCACGCCATTTTTAGGGATGGAGACACCTGGGAATGCGAAATAGacaagttttttcaaagaatggTGCTCTCTAAATTCAATCCCTTGAAATACTGCAACGAGAATGTCATGATGATGTTTGCTCGTATTGCCCAGCATGAGGGTGTTGCTTACTGCTTTAGCATAATAGAAAACAATAACAACGAAAGAATGAAAGGGATTATGGGGAAATCAGATAGCCAGGGCTATAATGGCGTTGTTAGCAACTGGTCCTTGGCTACGCGACAACAATTTATAGATTTGCAAAGCTATTTTCCTTATGATCcgctctttctcaaaacatACAAAAGGATGATGAGGGACTACTACATTGAGTGGAGTGACGTTAGTCGCGAATACGAGAGTGACGAAAGCGACGAACTTGATGAGTTAAACAGGGATTTATAG
- the MUB1 gene encoding MYND-type zinc finger protein MUB1 (similar to uniprot|Q03162 Saccharomyces cerevisiae YMR100W): MRDSNHRCVLLNRPSVTITSAVYDRRGLDCISEIPLINSLNHLTYLTSNSAKVRETVANDGALVRLVSILHDCNIPLSEISEVQLTDEITPVERIQRQRKLAMVAWKWTLAFQCLVLTGTRGTEHIRKQVVSSGVIPILATVLDNYLLLEKNYDFMAGGDLDFDFKRTVLDGSISFEELTSSCGDEGLVEKCRELRTPSVMQLNTDFSSLWRASLGPGSNEDLEVDTYDNIAVSVPRTFIWGKIAPKADDVIWSLQLLAFISKYTHMKPYLQRVHLVKSLSLRTEVSTVRKHLEQAFDISPLKISTEEEAKPVQNESDVAEEPKERTVDHNDPYLIEMEAFCKNLNGSGLVFHNSRHCSSHREEFIDAPHRVIKMAKIEDKFSTKWDYDVFPKVLDEGTWNHIIGTQYLNLFPLVERFTVKKENERDMTYWSSVVMRNSCRKNETTGVRQCANFACGKWEDYPKRFAKCRRCKRTKYCSRECQLQSWNFHRYWCQEVTSSSAGNGSVNNGSERNTPHEATSTAGSAVENATTDIPSATNEHSAFDATGSNTDNSQHINNRNTITGET; the protein is encoded by the coding sequence ATGCGTGACTCTAACCACAGGTGTGTGCTCCTAAATAGGCCGAGTGTTACGATAACGTCGGCAGTGTACGATAGAAGAGGCTTAGATTGTATTTCAGAAATCCCACTGATAAACTCTCTCAACCACTTGACTTACCTGACATCGAATTCAGCCAAGGTTCGCGAAACGGTTGCGAACGATGGCGCGTTAGTAAGACTGGTTTCCATTCTACACGATTGCAACATTCCGCTGTCCGAGATATCCGAGGTGCAGCTGACAGATGAGATAACGCCTGTTGaaagaattcaaagacaGCGAAAACTAGCTATGGTTGCTTGGAAGTGGACCCTTGCGTTTCAGTGTTTAGTTTTAACAGGGACAAGAGGTACAGAGCACATTCGGAAGCAAGTTGTTTCCTCTGGTGTCATTCCCATCCTTGCCACTGTCCTAGATAACTACTTACTTCTGGAAAAGAACTACGATTTCATGGCAGGGGGTGACTTAGACTTCGACTTCAAACGTACTGTCCTTGACGGGTCAATCTCGTTTGAAGAATTAACGAGCAGTTGTGGCGACGAAGGACTAGTCGAAAAATGTCGAGAGCTGAGGACGCCCAGTGTGATGCAGCTCAACACTGATTTCAGTTCCTTGTGGAGAGCTTCTCTGGGGCCTGGTTCAAATGAAGACCTCGAGGTTGACACCTACGACAACATCGCCGTGTCTGTTCCACGTACTTTTATTTGGGGGAAGATAGCCCCAAAGGCGGACGATGTTATATGGTCACTTCAACTGTTGGCTTTCATCTCAAAATATACACACATGAAGCCCTATCTTCAGAGGGTACATCTAGTTAAATCACTGTCCCTGAGAACCGAGGTTTCAACCGTCAGGAAACATCTTGAACAAGCCTTTGATATATCCCCTTTGAAAATATctacagaagaagaagcaaaacCAGTACAAAATGAATCGGATGTTGCAGAAGAGCCGAAGGAGCGTACGGTTGACCACAACGACCCATATCTGATAGAaatggaagctttttgtaaGAACTTGAATGGATCAGGTCTCGTGTTCCACAACTCTAGACACTGTAGTTCACACAGAGAAGAATTTATTGACGCTCCGCATAGAGTCATTAAAATGGCTAAGATAGAGGACAAGTTCAGTACTAAATGGGACTATGATGTATTTCCGAAGGTGCTGGATGAGGGTACGTGGAACCACATCATTGGAACGCAGTATCTCAATCTATTTCCATTAGTGGAGCGTTTTACGGTGAAAAAAGAAAATGAGAGAGACATGACATACTGGAGTTCAGTCGTTATGAGAAACTCCTGTCGAAAAAACGAAACAACAGGTGTGCGGCAATGCGCCAACTTTGCATGTGGCAAATGGGAAGACTATCCAAAGCGGTTTGCTAAATGCCGTCGATGCAAGAGAACAAAATATTGCTCGCGCGAATGTCAATTGCAGTCGTGGAACTTTCACCGGTACTGGTGCCAGGAGGTGACTAGTTCCTCGGCAGGAAATGGGTCCGTAAACAACGGAAGCGAAAGAAACACTCCTCATGAAGCTACAAGTACAGCCGGATCAGCGGTGGAAAACGCCACTACGGATATCCCTAGCGCTACAAACGAGCATTCAGCGTTTGACGCAACAGGAAGTAATACAGATAACTCACAGCATATCAACAACAGGAACACAATTACGGGGGAGACATAA
- the VPH2 gene encoding Vph2p (similar to uniprot|P32341 Saccharomyces cerevisiae YKL119C VPH2 Protein involved in vacuolar H - ATPase assembly or function required for the biogenesis of a functional vacuolar ATPase (V-ATPase) but not part of the final enzyme complex): MFGIKLNSTLTKLLERLEGNAEAQDILEKGSISMKALLAFHSEHWSHVGVKELLTPLDFAFKKVPERGTAYTDEFKEHLEKLRSEQEEKDYQAMVRRDGLGAMLEDREELTPAQMAKQVKEQITTVFNVLVSVVSVVFAVWYWTGSSTHMEPPTRVLLCLFGGILVLVADVVVYNSYLRKIEEARVRERSKKERKTVVKTLD, encoded by the coding sequence ATGTTCGGAATTAAGCTCAATTCCACGTTAACGAAGCTTTTAGAGCGCTTGGAGGGCAATGCAGAGGCACAGGATATTCTTGAGAAAGGCAGCATATCCATGAAGGCACTGTTAGCTTTTCACAGCGAGCACTGGAGCCATGTCGGGgtgaaagagcttttgactCCTCTCGATTttgcattcaaaaaggtgcCAGAGAGGGGTACTGCTTACACAGACGAGTTCAAAGAGCACTTGGAAAAGCTACGGTCAGAACAGGAGGAGAAAGACTACCAAGCAATGGTCAGAAGAGATGGCCTGGGCGCAATGCTAGAAGATAGAGAAGAACTGACACCGGCACAGATGGCCAAGCAAGTCAAAGAGCAAATAACGACTGTTTTTAATGTTTTGGTGTCAGTGGTTTCTGTGGTTTTTGCCGTGTGGTACTGGACAGGCTCCTCGACGCACATGGAACCACCCACCCGTGTACTTTTGTGTCTGTTTGGTGGGATATTGGTGCTTGTGGCTGACGTCGTGGTTTATAATAGCTATCTGCGGAAAATTGAGGAGGCAAGAGTAAGGGagagaagcaagaaggAGCGCAAAACCGTGGTGAAAACATTGGATTGA
- the SRT1 gene encoding ditrans,polycis-polyprenyl diphosphate synthase (similar to uniprot|Q03175 Saccharomyces cerevisiae YMR101C SRT1 Cis-prenyltransferase involved in dolichol synthesis), producing MVEHNRSSNTVDVIEKELKQTKERFKPKAPPFPYVLSPMSILEYAHAQKLRLWSFILSLACVSWALLQIQMTLTNILKMGPLPEHVSFIMDGNRRYAKSLSLPVKSGHEAGAITLLNLLTVCRALGVKTVSAYAFSIENFNRPQEEVDTLTSLLAEKLDEVARRAQDCNSELFGLRLCVVGERSRISKELNDRISSVERMTSEGDSMMLYICFPYTSRNDIYHAIYDCAETAKYHGFPAAQIDESVLTNHMMLRENSNNCDLLVRTSGHTRLSDYMLWQVHQNGHVEFSSTLWPDYGFLEFFRVLLKWSFFTSVQRRRNSRRLLRLHTACHLKETLFPRAPKHVSIEDLPSPPQAISVADRS from the coding sequence ATGGTGGAACACAACAGGTCAAGCAATACCGTAGAcgttattgaaaaagagctgaaaCAAACAAAGGAGCGGTTCAAACCTAAGGCGCCGCCGTTCCCATACGTTTTAAGCCCCATGTCCATTTTGGAGTACGCACATGCCCAGAAATTGAGACTATGGTCTTTCATATTGAGCCTGGCATGCGTAAGCTGGGCGCTGCTGCAAATACAGATGACACTGACCAACATCCTCAAAATGGGACCGCTGCCCGAGCACGTCTCATTCATAATGGACGGCAACAGGAGGTATGCCAAATCACTGAGCCTGCCTGTCAAATCCGGCCATGAGGCCGGAGCTATAACTTTGCTGAACTTGCTTACAGTGTGCAGAGCACTGGGGGTCAAGACAGTTTCAGCATATGCGTTTTCGATCGAGAATTTCAACAGGCCTCAAGAAGAGGTTGACACGCTTACCAGCTTGCTTGCCGAGAAACTGGATGAAGTAGCACGCAGGGCCCAGGATTGCAATAGCGAGCTTTTTGGGCTCCGCTTGTGCGTTGTTGGGGAGCGGTCCCGTATTTCGAAAGAATTGAACGACAGGATCTCTAGCGTCGAGAGAATGACAAGCGAAGGCGACTCTATGATGCTCTACATTTGTTTCCCATATACGTCAAGGAACGACATCTACCACGCGATTTACGACTGCGCGGAGACCGCCAAGTATCACGGATTCCCAGCTGCACAAATCGACGAAAGCGTCCTAACAAACCACATGATGTTGCGGGAGAACTCAAACAATTGCGACCTCCTGGTCAGGACGAGCGGCCACACACGGCTGTCTGACTACATGTTGTGGCAGGTCCACCAAAATGGGCACGTGGAGTTTTCTAGCACGCTGTGGCCGGACTACGGATTTCTCGAGTTTTTTCGGGTCCTCCTGAAATGGAGTTTCTTCACAAGCGTGCAGCGTAGGCGCAACTCCAGGCGTTTACTTAGACTTCACACCGCTTGCCACTTGAAAGAGACACTTTTCCCTCGAGCGCCAAAGCATGTATCTATCGAGGACTTGCCTTCTCCACCTCAGGCTATATCCGTGGCAGACCGCAGCTAA
- the OAC1 gene encoding Oac1p (highly similar to uniprot|P32332 Saccharomyces cerevisiae YKL120W OAC1 Mitochondrial inner membrane transporter transports oxaloacetate sulfate and thiosulfate member of the mitochondrial carrier family), with translation MSKEAEISRVKTDADKPAAQKVTKTGSFIAGGLAACIAVTVTNPIELVKTRMQLQGEMSAESQRIYKNPWQSLKIIFKNEGIRGLQKGLSCAYIYQIGLNGSRLGFYEPIRSLLNKTFYPNQDPHKVQNVAVNVVSGASSGIIGAIMGSPLFLIKTRMQAYSNAIQIGQQTHYTSIWNGLSSIYRAEGLKGLYRGVDAAILRTGAGSSVQLPIYNTAKRFLLNHDIMKEGTGLHLVASTLSGIGVGVVMNPWDVILTRVYNQKGNLYKGPIDCLIKTVRIEGVSALYKGFEAQLFRIAPHTILCLTFMEQTMKFVYAVEKQILGA, from the coding sequence ATGTCCAAGGAAGCAGAAATCTCGCGAGTAAAGACTGACGCTGACAAGCCTGCCGCCCAAAAGGTGACTAAGACAGGGTCTTTCATCGCAGGTGGTCTGGCAGCATGTATCGCTGTGACAGTAACAAACCCTATAGAACTGGTCAAGACTAGAATGCAGCTGCAGGGTGAAATGTCAGCCGAGTCCCAGAGAATCTACAAAAACCCATGGCAATCACTGAAgatcattttcaaaaacgagGGTATCAGAGGCCTGCAAAAGGGTCTATCGTGCGCTTACATTTACCAGATCGGGCTCAACGGTTCCAGACTTGGGTTCTACGAACCAATACGTTCTTTGCTGAACAAAACGTTCTACCCCAACCAGGACCCCCACAAGGTGCAGAACGTGGCTGTCAACGTCGTCTCCGGCGCAAGCTCCGGTATCATTGGTGCAATCATGGGCTCTCCACTTTTCCTGATCAAGACCAGAATGCAGGCCTACTCGAATGCCATCCAGATCGGCCAGCAGACCCACTACACATCGATCTGGAACGGGCTTTCCAGCATTTACAGAGCTGAGGGGCTAAAGGGTCTATACCGTGGCGTGGACGCCGCTATTCTCAGAACAGGTGCCGGGTCCTCCGTGCAACTGCCCATTTACAACACCGCCAAACGCTTTTTGCTCAACCACGACATCATGAAAGAAGGCACCGGTCTGCATCTGGTCGCCAGTACCTTGTCTGGTATCGGTGTCGGTGTTGTCATGAACCCTTGGGATGTTATTCTTACAAGAGTATACAACCAGAAGGGCAATCTTTACAAGGGTCCCATCGACTGTCTTATCAAGACTGTCAGAATCGAAGGTGTCAGCGCGCTTTACAAGGGTTTCGAGGCCCAGCTTTTCAGAATCGCCCCACACACGATTCTGTGTCTAACCTTCATGGAGCAGACCATGAAATTCGTTTACGCTGTCGAGAAGCAGATCCTCGGAGCTTGA
- the DGR2 gene encoding Dgr2p (weakly similar to uniprot|Q03177 Saccharomyces cerevisiae YMR102C Protein of unknown function transcription is activated by paralogous transcription factors Yrm1p and Yrr1p along with genes involved in multidrug resistance): protein MHGPKPEFELSGSSTEDLILSKPSSQNSSETTSESSHSNGGDTESGRRSVGGATCREFTTHIAPVQFEMSKPSFKIQDFSTRVLGPKEEAKELQKAHTASDDPADPVLNNIFGRINREQFKRYLKQPAYLRVFNKQPRIKQFRRLFLAQELRLDNGDITSSSNTTLSTLSENNGRAVWATKFSRDGRFLATGGKDCTLRIWKVIASPLERNDLSNSTTKPQAKRISLRMPPSAATGRSNKDELDQVTAPGLMDLYAPVFHPLPYRTFQGHTQDILDLDWSKNGFILTTSMDKTARLWHCDRPKALKTFEHPDFVTCAKFHPNDDRFFLSGCLDHKLRLWSILDHSVSFEHYCGDIITAIDTSFGDGKYTAIGTFNGHISILYTRGLEMISTFHVMESSKGRIRKSTESGPKITGIEFFKSAPDNDLRIMVTSNDSRIRIFSVKNRTLLEVLRGFENAHSQISAHTLSTTRKKMYVIAPSENQWVYCWKLESSAGAADLDESSNNKAHRHGSIRGLLRRSLSIGSAHSSEKRSPPASDQLSGLTPSHKGKHEPIKNHHYIAFHAHHCTVTTTAVAPVNTAKTLALSDDFICELTMALSEGEDDVAVMRQQHRKSLLHTKKQHQRENDLLQKRFPSMIEAIGTIFVSTDSSGVIRVFRSDISTNVRKKVLSCLKRSSTPPKSESGSESNGSYMHSGLLGSTVKAATSTLTKSRALGSSPSIKSLKSVSPSNEAPTSASPQAPCDLCGSTDLTRTKGDPKLRLNTQAPVYICNSCGNQLVRAS, encoded by the coding sequence ATGCATGGTCCAAAGCCAGAGTTCGAACTTTCCGGAAGTTCCACCGAGGACTTGATCCTTTCGAAGCCGTCGAGCCAAAATAGCAGCGAGACTACTAGCGAAAGCAGTCATAGTAACGGTGGTGACACGGAAAGTGGTCGACGGAGCGTTGGTGGCGCGACCTGCCGGGAGTTTACAACGCATATTGCCCCGGTCCAGTTTGAAATGTCGAAGCCCTCCTTTAAGATTCAGGATTTTTCGACAAGGGTCCTAGGTCCGAAAGAAGAGGCAAAGGAATTGCAAAAGGCGCATACGGCCTCGGATGATCCGGCAGATCCTGTTTtaaacaacatttttggACGCATCAACCGTGAACAATTTAAAAGATACCTCAAGCAGCCGGCCTATCTCCgagttttcaacaaacaaCCCCGCATCAAGCAGTTCCGTCGTTTATTTCTTGCGCAAGAATTGAGACTTGACAACGGCGATATtacctcttcttccaacaCGACACTCAGTACATTGAGCGAAAACAACGGAAGAGCTGTATGGGCTACCAAGTTCAGTCGCGATGGCAGATTTCTAGCCACAGGCGGTAAGGATTGTACGCTAAGGATATGGAAAGTGATAGCTTCGCCCTTGGAACGCAACGATCTTAGCAACAGTACCACAAAACCGCAAGCTAAGCGCATATCCTTGCGAATGCCACCTTCGGCTGCAACAGGGCGGAGCAACAAAGATGAACTGGACCAGGTTACAGCCCCGGGGCTGATGGATCTCTACGCACCTGTATTCCATCCACTTCCTTATCGAACCTTTCAAGGGCATACACAGGACATTCTGGACCTCGACTGGTCAAAGAACGGATTTATACTCACCACGTCAATGGACAAGACAGCTAGACTATGGCACTGCGACCGGCCAAAGGCTCTAAAAACATTTGAGCATCCGGATTTTGTCACTTGCGCCAAGTTTCATCCTAACGATGACCGCTTTTTTCTGAGCGGCTGTCTTGACCATAAGTTGCGCCTATGGTCCATCTTGGACCACTCTGTTTCATTCGAGCATTATTGCGGGGACATAATCACAGCCATTGACACATCCTTTGGTGACGGAAAATACACCGCGATAGGTACTTTCAATGGGCACATCTCGATTCTATACACACGAGGGCTTGAAATGATCTCTACGTTCCACGTCATGGAGAGTTCAAAAGGACGCATCAGAAAGTCAACTGAAAGCGGGCCCAAAATCACTGGTAtcgagttcttcaagtctgCCCCAGATAACGATTTGAGAATAATGGTTACATCTAATGACTCAAGGATAAGGATATTCAGCGTGAAGAACCGCACGCTATTGGAAGTTTTACGAGGATTTGAGAACGCACATTCCCAGATCAGCGCCCACACCTTGTCAACCACTAGGAAAAAAATGTACGTCATCGCTCCAAGTGAAAACCAATGGGTTTATTGCTGGAAGCTTGAATCGAGCGCTGGGGCAGCAGACCTTGATGAGTCCTCGAACAATAAAGCGCATAGGCACGGATCTATTAGGGGACTTCTGCGAAGGAGCCTCAGTATAGGCAGTGCGCATTCCTCAGAAAAGCGTTCGCCGCCAGCCAGCGACCAACTCAGCGGGCTTACCCCATCACATAAAGGCAAACACGAGCCTATCAAGAACCACCACTATATTGCATTCCACGCGCATCACTGCACCGTGACAACCACTGCAGTCGCGCCAGTCAACACCGCAAAAACGTTAGCGCTCTCAGATGACTTCATCTGCGAGCTCACCATGGCACTAAGCGAAGGCGAAGACGACGTGGCAGTAATGAGACAACAACACCGCAAGTCTCTGTTGCATACCAAAAAACAGCACCAGAGGGAGAATgaccttcttcaaaagcgctTTCCGTCAATGATTGAAGCCATTGGAACAATATTTGTCTCAACGGACAGCTCAGGTGTGATCCGCGTGTTCAGATCAGACATCTCCACTAACGTGCGGAAAAAGGTACTGAGCTGTCTGAAGCGTAGTTCTACACCGCCGAAGTCAGAATCCGGCAGCGAATCTAACGGCTCCTACATGCACAGCGGGTTACTAGGGTCTACCGTGAAGGCTGCCACATCCACGCTCACAAAGTCCAGAGCCCTGGGTAGCTCGCCCTCCAtaaagtctttgaaaagtgtgTCGCCATCGAATGAAGCGCCTACATCCGCATCGCCGCAGGCTCCCTGCGACTTGTGCGGCAGCACTGACCTTACCAGAACCAAAGGCGACCCGAAGCTCCGTCTAAATACTCAGGCGCCTGTTTACATCTGCAACAGCTGCGGTAATCAACTGGTCAGGGCTTCTTAA
- the SRP21 gene encoding signal recognition particle subunit SRP21 (weakly similar to uniprot|P32342 Saccharomyces cerevisiae YKL122C SRP21 Component of the signal recognition particle (SRP) ribonucleoprotein (RNP) complex that functions in protein targeting to the endoplasmic reticulum (ER) membrane): protein MSVDALDSFITNSVTLLEANPSETVLSVTYNPKAKSGKVAFKTHNSKLSTRFKFTTSRSKDVSRLLSALGPRGVSINNGKIEKKRTGKKVQAVGGMSTLLANVDVPEALEEPIQQAKPSKPASGKKKKNKKR, encoded by the coding sequence ATGTCTGTAGATGCGCTGGATAGCTTTATAACAAACTCAGTGACCCTCTTGGAGGCTAATCCTTCAGAGACTGTTTTATCTGTTACATACAATCCCAAAGCCAAGTCAGGGAAAGTTGCGTTCAAAACCCACAACTCAAAGTTGTCAACTCGTTTCAAGTTTACTACGTCCAGATCAAAAGATGTATCGCGGCTTCTGAGTGCTCTAGGGCCCCGCGGCGTGTCGATCAACAACGGAAAAatcgaaaagaagagaacaGGCAAAAAGGTGCAGGCAGTCGGTGGAATGAGTACTCTGCTAGCTAATGTTGATGTTCCAGAGGCTTTGGAGGAGCCCATCCAGCAAGCTAAGCCGTCAAAGCCTGCGTCTgggaaaaagaagaagaacaagaagcgtTAA